One window from the genome of Nicotiana tomentosiformis chromosome 5, ASM39032v3, whole genome shotgun sequence encodes:
- the LOC104097934 gene encoding NAC domain-containing protein 75-like isoform X1, which translates to MSKSSHQLGSISSSDLIDAKLEEHQLCGSKQCPGCGHKLEGKPDWVGLPAGVKFDPTDQELIEHLEAKVLAKESKSHPLIDEFIPTIEGEDGICYTHPEKLPGVTRDGLSRHFFHRPSKAYTTGTRKRRKIQTECQDLAAAGGETRWHKTGKTRPVMVNGKQKGCKKILVLYTNFGKNRKPEKTNWVMHQYHLGQHEEEKEGELVVSKIFYQTQPRQCNWSNTTTSTTVGGEASSDLNSRRDSGSGSCSSSKDINNNNIPSSHRDELSAAVCAAMSSYATMDIQQFKAEHFSFLPFRKSFDEAGIVVGEGGGSAAAAAAPVGTSDARDIHETHHVTHDQQLHQHHHQVATASFHISRPSPPISAIITPPPLHNTSIILGHDDAFHVPRSIILPNENFQVTTIFQQQQHHKLEGRSASELEQLIMGCTSTDIKGDQSSITNPQDADWLKYSHFWPDPDNPDHHA; encoded by the exons aTGAGTAAGAGTAGTCATCAGTTGGGATCTATTAGTAGTTCTGATCTTATTGATGCAAAGCTTGAAGAGCATCAATTGTGTGGATCTAAGCAGTGTCCTGGTTGTGGACACAAACTCGAAGGAAAACCT GACTGGGTAGGTCTACCAGCAGGAGTAAAGTTTGACCCAACAGATCAAGAATTGATTGAACACCTTGAAGCAAAAGTACTGGCTAAAGAATCAAAATCCCACCCTTTGATTGATGAGTTCATTCCTACTATTGAAGGAGAAGATGGGATTTGCTATACTCATCCTGAGAAACTTCCAG GTGTTACAAGGGACGGACTAAGTAGACATTTCTTCCACAGACCATCTAAGGCATACACAACAGGcacaagaaaaagaaggaaaatccAAACAGAATGTCAAGACTTGGCAGCTGCAGGTGGTGAAACCCGTTGGCACAAGACAGGCAAGACAAGGCCAGTAATGGTGAATGGCAAGCAAAAGGGGTGCAAGAAAATTCTAGTCCTCTACACAAACTTTGGCAAGAACCGGAAACCCGAGAAGACAAATTGGGTAATGCATCAATACCATTTAGGCCAACATGAAGAAGAGAAGGAAGGTGAACTTGTGGTGTCCAAGATATTCTATCAGACTCAGCCAAGGCAATGTAATTGGAGTAACACTACTACTAGCACTACTGTTGGTGGAGAAGCGAGCAGTGATCTTAATAGCAGAAGGGATAGTGGCAGTGGGAGCTGTTCTTCGTCTAAggacatcaataataataatatccctTCTTCTCATAGGGATGAATTGTCTGCTGCTGTTTGTGCTGCTATGTCAAGTTACGCTACTatggatattcaacaattcaaagcTGAACATTTTAGCTTTCTCCCATTTAGGAAAAGCTTTGATGAG GCAGGCATTGTAGTAGGTGAAGGTGGTGGTTCGGCAGCAGCAGCAGCTGCACCAGTAGGCACGTCAGACGCGCGTGACATTCACGAGACACATCATGTAACTCATGACCAACAGCTGCACCAGCACCATCATCAGGTTGCAACCGCATCATTCCACATCAGCAGGCCATCGCCCCCAATATCAGCCATTATAACTCCGCCTCCTCTCCATAACACTTCCATTATTCTCGGCCATGATGATGCCTTCCATGTTCCAAGATCAATAATCCTTCCAAATGAAAACTTTCAGGTAACAACAATTTTC cagcagcaacaacatcATAAACTAGAAGGAAGGTCTGCATCTGAATTGGAACAATTAATAATGGGCTGCACTTCTACTGATATCAAAGGA GATCAGTCATCCATCACGAACCCTCAAGATGCTGACTGGTTGAAGTACTCACACTTCTGGCCTGACCCTGACAACCCCGATCATCATGCCTAG
- the LOC104097934 gene encoding NAC domain-containing protein 75-like isoform X3 translates to MSKSSHQLGSISSSDLIDAKLEEHQLCGSKQCPGCGHKLEGKPDWVGLPAGVKFDPTDQELIEHLEAKVLAKESKSHPLIDEFIPTIEGEDGICYTHPEKLPGVTRDGLSRHFFHRPSKAYTTGTRKRRKIQTECQDLAAAGGETRWHKTGKTRPVMVNGKQKGCKKILVLYTNFGKNRKPEKTNWVMHQYHLGQHEEEKEGELVVSKIFYQTQPRQCNWSNTTTSTTVGGEASSDLNSRRDSGSGSCSSSKDINNNNIPSSHRDELSAAVCAAMSSYATMDIQQFKAEHFSFLPFRKSFDEAGIVVGEGGGSAAAAAAPVGTSDARDIHETHHVTHDQQLHQHHHQVATASFHISRPSPPISAIITPPPLHNTSIILGHDDAFHVPRSIILPNENFQQQQHHKLEGRSASELEQLIMGCTSTDIKGDQSSITNPQDADWLKYSHFWPDPDNPDHHA, encoded by the exons aTGAGTAAGAGTAGTCATCAGTTGGGATCTATTAGTAGTTCTGATCTTATTGATGCAAAGCTTGAAGAGCATCAATTGTGTGGATCTAAGCAGTGTCCTGGTTGTGGACACAAACTCGAAGGAAAACCT GACTGGGTAGGTCTACCAGCAGGAGTAAAGTTTGACCCAACAGATCAAGAATTGATTGAACACCTTGAAGCAAAAGTACTGGCTAAAGAATCAAAATCCCACCCTTTGATTGATGAGTTCATTCCTACTATTGAAGGAGAAGATGGGATTTGCTATACTCATCCTGAGAAACTTCCAG GTGTTACAAGGGACGGACTAAGTAGACATTTCTTCCACAGACCATCTAAGGCATACACAACAGGcacaagaaaaagaaggaaaatccAAACAGAATGTCAAGACTTGGCAGCTGCAGGTGGTGAAACCCGTTGGCACAAGACAGGCAAGACAAGGCCAGTAATGGTGAATGGCAAGCAAAAGGGGTGCAAGAAAATTCTAGTCCTCTACACAAACTTTGGCAAGAACCGGAAACCCGAGAAGACAAATTGGGTAATGCATCAATACCATTTAGGCCAACATGAAGAAGAGAAGGAAGGTGAACTTGTGGTGTCCAAGATATTCTATCAGACTCAGCCAAGGCAATGTAATTGGAGTAACACTACTACTAGCACTACTGTTGGTGGAGAAGCGAGCAGTGATCTTAATAGCAGAAGGGATAGTGGCAGTGGGAGCTGTTCTTCGTCTAAggacatcaataataataatatccctTCTTCTCATAGGGATGAATTGTCTGCTGCTGTTTGTGCTGCTATGTCAAGTTACGCTACTatggatattcaacaattcaaagcTGAACATTTTAGCTTTCTCCCATTTAGGAAAAGCTTTGATGAG GCAGGCATTGTAGTAGGTGAAGGTGGTGGTTCGGCAGCAGCAGCAGCTGCACCAGTAGGCACGTCAGACGCGCGTGACATTCACGAGACACATCATGTAACTCATGACCAACAGCTGCACCAGCACCATCATCAGGTTGCAACCGCATCATTCCACATCAGCAGGCCATCGCCCCCAATATCAGCCATTATAACTCCGCCTCCTCTCCATAACACTTCCATTATTCTCGGCCATGATGATGCCTTCCATGTTCCAAGATCAATAATCCTTCCAAATGAAAACTTTCAG cagcaacaacatcATAAACTAGAAGGAAGGTCTGCATCTGAATTGGAACAATTAATAATGGGCTGCACTTCTACTGATATCAAAGGA GATCAGTCATCCATCACGAACCCTCAAGATGCTGACTGGTTGAAGTACTCACACTTCTGGCCTGACCCTGACAACCCCGATCATCATGCCTAG
- the LOC104097934 gene encoding NAC domain-containing protein 75-like isoform X2 → MSKSSHQLGSISSSDLIDAKLEEHQLCGSKQCPGCGHKLEGKPDWVGLPAGVKFDPTDQELIEHLEAKVLAKESKSHPLIDEFIPTIEGEDGICYTHPEKLPGVTRDGLSRHFFHRPSKAYTTGTRKRRKIQTECQDLAAAGGETRWHKTGKTRPVMVNGKQKGCKKILVLYTNFGKNRKPEKTNWVMHQYHLGQHEEEKEGELVVSKIFYQTQPRQCNWSNTTTSTTVGGEASSDLNSRRDSGSGSCSSSKDINNNNIPSSHRDELSAAVCAAMSSYATMDIQQFKAEHFSFLPFRKSFDEAGIVVGEGGGSAAAAAAPVGTSDARDIHETHHVTHDQQLHQHHHQVATASFHISRPSPPISAIITPPPLHNTSIILGHDDAFHVPRSIILPNENFQQQQQHHKLEGRSASELEQLIMGCTSTDIKGDQSSITNPQDADWLKYSHFWPDPDNPDHHA, encoded by the exons aTGAGTAAGAGTAGTCATCAGTTGGGATCTATTAGTAGTTCTGATCTTATTGATGCAAAGCTTGAAGAGCATCAATTGTGTGGATCTAAGCAGTGTCCTGGTTGTGGACACAAACTCGAAGGAAAACCT GACTGGGTAGGTCTACCAGCAGGAGTAAAGTTTGACCCAACAGATCAAGAATTGATTGAACACCTTGAAGCAAAAGTACTGGCTAAAGAATCAAAATCCCACCCTTTGATTGATGAGTTCATTCCTACTATTGAAGGAGAAGATGGGATTTGCTATACTCATCCTGAGAAACTTCCAG GTGTTACAAGGGACGGACTAAGTAGACATTTCTTCCACAGACCATCTAAGGCATACACAACAGGcacaagaaaaagaaggaaaatccAAACAGAATGTCAAGACTTGGCAGCTGCAGGTGGTGAAACCCGTTGGCACAAGACAGGCAAGACAAGGCCAGTAATGGTGAATGGCAAGCAAAAGGGGTGCAAGAAAATTCTAGTCCTCTACACAAACTTTGGCAAGAACCGGAAACCCGAGAAGACAAATTGGGTAATGCATCAATACCATTTAGGCCAACATGAAGAAGAGAAGGAAGGTGAACTTGTGGTGTCCAAGATATTCTATCAGACTCAGCCAAGGCAATGTAATTGGAGTAACACTACTACTAGCACTACTGTTGGTGGAGAAGCGAGCAGTGATCTTAATAGCAGAAGGGATAGTGGCAGTGGGAGCTGTTCTTCGTCTAAggacatcaataataataatatccctTCTTCTCATAGGGATGAATTGTCTGCTGCTGTTTGTGCTGCTATGTCAAGTTACGCTACTatggatattcaacaattcaaagcTGAACATTTTAGCTTTCTCCCATTTAGGAAAAGCTTTGATGAG GCAGGCATTGTAGTAGGTGAAGGTGGTGGTTCGGCAGCAGCAGCAGCTGCACCAGTAGGCACGTCAGACGCGCGTGACATTCACGAGACACATCATGTAACTCATGACCAACAGCTGCACCAGCACCATCATCAGGTTGCAACCGCATCATTCCACATCAGCAGGCCATCGCCCCCAATATCAGCCATTATAACTCCGCCTCCTCTCCATAACACTTCCATTATTCTCGGCCATGATGATGCCTTCCATGTTCCAAGATCAATAATCCTTCCAAATGAAAACTTTCAG cagcagcaacaacatcATAAACTAGAAGGAAGGTCTGCATCTGAATTGGAACAATTAATAATGGGCTGCACTTCTACTGATATCAAAGGA GATCAGTCATCCATCACGAACCCTCAAGATGCTGACTGGTTGAAGTACTCACACTTCTGGCCTGACCCTGACAACCCCGATCATCATGCCTAG
- the LOC104097934 gene encoding NAC domain-containing protein 75-like isoform X4, whose product MSKSSHQLGSISSSDLIDAKLEEHQLCGSKQCPGCGHKLEGKPDWVGLPAGVKFDPTDQELIEHLEAKVLAKESKSHPLIDEFIPTIEGEDGICYTHPEKLPGVTRDGLSRHFFHRPSKAYTTGTRKRRKIQTECQDLAAAGGETRWHKTGKTRPVMVNGKQKGCKKILVLYTNFGKNRKPEKTNWVMHQYHLGQHEEEKEGELVVSKIFYQTQPRQCNWSNTTTSTTVGGEASSDLNSRRDSGSGSCSSSKDINNNNIPSSHRDELSAAVCAAMSSYATMDIQQFKAEHFSFLPFRKSFDEAGIVVGEGGGSAAAAAAPVGTSDARDIHETHHVTHDQQLHQHHHQVATASFHISRPSPPISAIITPPPLHNTSIILGHDDAFHVPRSIILPNENFQTIHDHTYDYVGVLF is encoded by the exons aTGAGTAAGAGTAGTCATCAGTTGGGATCTATTAGTAGTTCTGATCTTATTGATGCAAAGCTTGAAGAGCATCAATTGTGTGGATCTAAGCAGTGTCCTGGTTGTGGACACAAACTCGAAGGAAAACCT GACTGGGTAGGTCTACCAGCAGGAGTAAAGTTTGACCCAACAGATCAAGAATTGATTGAACACCTTGAAGCAAAAGTACTGGCTAAAGAATCAAAATCCCACCCTTTGATTGATGAGTTCATTCCTACTATTGAAGGAGAAGATGGGATTTGCTATACTCATCCTGAGAAACTTCCAG GTGTTACAAGGGACGGACTAAGTAGACATTTCTTCCACAGACCATCTAAGGCATACACAACAGGcacaagaaaaagaaggaaaatccAAACAGAATGTCAAGACTTGGCAGCTGCAGGTGGTGAAACCCGTTGGCACAAGACAGGCAAGACAAGGCCAGTAATGGTGAATGGCAAGCAAAAGGGGTGCAAGAAAATTCTAGTCCTCTACACAAACTTTGGCAAGAACCGGAAACCCGAGAAGACAAATTGGGTAATGCATCAATACCATTTAGGCCAACATGAAGAAGAGAAGGAAGGTGAACTTGTGGTGTCCAAGATATTCTATCAGACTCAGCCAAGGCAATGTAATTGGAGTAACACTACTACTAGCACTACTGTTGGTGGAGAAGCGAGCAGTGATCTTAATAGCAGAAGGGATAGTGGCAGTGGGAGCTGTTCTTCGTCTAAggacatcaataataataatatccctTCTTCTCATAGGGATGAATTGTCTGCTGCTGTTTGTGCTGCTATGTCAAGTTACGCTACTatggatattcaacaattcaaagcTGAACATTTTAGCTTTCTCCCATTTAGGAAAAGCTTTGATGAG GCAGGCATTGTAGTAGGTGAAGGTGGTGGTTCGGCAGCAGCAGCAGCTGCACCAGTAGGCACGTCAGACGCGCGTGACATTCACGAGACACATCATGTAACTCATGACCAACAGCTGCACCAGCACCATCATCAGGTTGCAACCGCATCATTCCACATCAGCAGGCCATCGCCCCCAATATCAGCCATTATAACTCCGCCTCCTCTCCATAACACTTCCATTATTCTCGGCCATGATGATGCCTTCCATGTTCCAAGATCAATAATCCTTCCAAATGAAAACTTTCAG ACAATACATGATCACACATATGATTATGTTGGAGTTTTGTTCTAA
- the LOC138892315 gene encoding WEB family protein At5g55860-like, producing the protein MAKTSKTVPQKEKAYCSSSWSSGGKAPGPCLTKDAILRPSSVEEETKSPVLKPGEDKKRKPAPQSEDPKPKPRRVRRKVIALTMDSVQKLRNEEEEEEENASALTVRPRKAFEVTKPSELTAAAKIKPRVEEASKKKSGEDPKLPEVETVSRPSATTPDGAGSRTPKINQSVLNDLLGTMTAGHLLSLLTFSEEALRESQELKTPHIGRGSSVGDPFRDCFTGVNDAFDIGDASILLEEAQRLLSRAFAKFQADLSQCETELQRDRQANLAKAHEEKAELDKQVSIILIKYELDPTVEANTSLSQLQKKVERIELLRGEVNQVKADCDRWKENMDRLVEEKETTLAKLSSTKLQLRIVKEKSSAQAKRIEELENGLAKAKTEIENTKVMEEKSIAMYQADVKAAQMQLREASDREQ; encoded by the exons ATGGCGAAAACCTCAAAGACTGTaccgcagaaggagaaagcttattGCTCCTCTTCCTGGTCGTCTGGTGGCAAGGCgcccggcccgt GCCTgaccaaggatgccattttgaggccttcaagtgttgaggaagaaaccaagtccccggtTCTGAAGCCGGGAGAAGACAAGAAGAGGAAACCTGCCCCGCAGTCCGAGGACCCTAAGCCCAaacctcgaagggtgaggaggaaagtaatcgctctcacgatggactcggtccaaaaattgagaaatgaagaagaggaagaagaggaaaatgccTCGGCACTGACGGTCCGACCTAGGAAAGCCTTCGAGGTCACCAAACCTTCTGAGCTGACGGCGGCTGCTAAAATCAAGCCTCGTGTCGAGGAGGCTTCCAAAAAGAAATCGGGTGAGGATCCTAAATTACCAGAGGTCGAGACCGTTTCTCGGCCATCTGCAACTACACCAGACGGGGCCGGTTCTAGGACCCCGAAGATCAATCAGAGCGTCCTGAACGACTTGCTCGGGACCATGACAGCAGGTCACTTGCTTTCTCTCctgaccttttctgaggaggcactaAGGGAATCTCAAGAGTTGAAGACTCCTCATATAGgcagaggctctagtgtaggggatccttttcgggattgctttactggagtcaaTGATGCCTTTGATATCGGTGATGCTTCTATTcttttagaagaggcccaacgcctcttatctcgg GCCTTCGCCAAGTTTCAAGCTGACCTTAGCCAGTGTGAAACCGAGCTCCAAAGG GATCGTCAAGCGAATTTGGCCAAGGCTCATGAGGAAAAGGCCgagctagataagcaggtgagcatcATTTTGATAAAGTACGAACTCGACCCAACTGTGGAGGCTAATACTTCATTATCTCAGCTGCAGAAAAAGGTTGAAAGGATCGAGTTGCTTCGGGGAGAAGTCAATCAAGTAAAGGCCGattgtgatcggtggaaggagaatatggaccGCCTAGTTGAGGAAAAAGAAACTACCTTGGCCAAACTGTCATCGACCAAGCTTCAACTTCGGATTGTCAAAGAGAAAAGTTCGGCccaagctaagaggatcgaggagcttgaaaatGGGCTTGCTAAGGCCAAGACGGAGATCGAGAATACAAAGGTCATGGAGGAAAAATCCATTGCCATGTACCAAGCCGATGTTAAGGCTGCTCAAATGCAGCTAAGGGAGGCTTCTGACCGAGAGCAATAG